Proteins encoded by one window of Panicum virgatum strain AP13 chromosome 7N, P.virgatum_v5, whole genome shotgun sequence:
- the LOC120680731 gene encoding glucose-6-phosphate 1-dehydrogenase, cytoplasmic isoform-like: MSGGSAGSSPSSRRASFNSLSRDLDLPSEQGCLSIVVLGASGDLAKKKTFPALYHLFDQGFIQSGEVHIFGYARSNLSDDGLRERIRGYLKGATEEDLSEFLQLIKYVSGSYDNGEGFEKLNKAISEYEASSKSESYRRLFYLALPPSVYPSVCKMIRTYCMNPSSHPGWTRVIVEKPFGKDLDSAEELSAQLGELFEEHQLYRIDHYLGKELVQNLLVLRFANRLFLPLWNRDNIDNIQIVFREDFGTEGRGGYFDQYGIIRDIIQNHLLQVFCLVAMEKPVSLKPEHIRDEKVKVLQSVNPINPEEVVLGQYDGYKDDPTVPDDSNTPTFASVVLRVHNERWEGVPFILKAGKALNSRKAEVRVQFKDVPGDIFKCKKQGRNEFVIRLQPSEAMYMKLTVKKPGLEMATEQSELDLSYGMRYQNVKIPEAYERLILDTIRGDQQHFVRRDELKAAWQIFTPLLHDIDDGKLKAVPYQPGSRGPKEADELSTRVGYVQTHGYIWIPPTLA, from the exons ATGTCAGGAGGATCAGCTGGATCTTCACCATCATCAAGGCGGGCCAGCTTTAATTCTTTATCTAGAGACCTAGACCTTCCTTCAGAACAAGGGTGTCTATCTATTGTTGTACTTGGGGCTTCTGGTGACCTTGCCAAGAAGAAAACTTTCCCAGCACTCTACCACCTTTTCGATCAG GGATTTATACAGTCTGGAGAAGTGCATATATTTGGTTATGCTAGATCAAATCTTTCTGATGATGGGTTAAGAGAACGCATTCGTGG ATATCTCAAAGGAGCCACGGAGGAAGATCTTTCAGAATTTTTGCAGTTG ATAAAATATGTCAGTGGTTCTTATGACAATGGGGAGGGATTTGAGAAATTGAACAAGGCAATATCAGAGTATGAGGCGTCAAGCAAATCAGAAAGCTATCGCAggctcttttatttggcattgccTCCATCTGTCTACCCTTCAGTGTGCAAAATGATCAGAACATACTGCATGAATCCAT CTTCTCACCCTGGATGGACTAGAGTCATTGTTGAGAAACCCTTTGGAAAGGACTTGGATTCTGCAGAAGAATTAAGTGCCCAACTTGGGGAGCTATTCGAGGAACACCAACTGTACAGAATAGATCACTACCTAGGAAAAGAGTTGGTCCAAAACTTG CTTGTCCTTCGTTTTGCCAACCGCTTGTTCTTGCCTCTTTGGAACCGTGATAACATTGATAATATACAG ATTGTATTTAGGGAGGACTTCGGGACTGAAGGGCGTGGAGGATATTTCGATCAATATGG AATCATTCGTGATATTATTCAGAACCATTTGTTGCAG GTTTTCTGTTTGGTTGCAATGGAAAAGCCTGTTTCCCTTAAGCCTGAGCACATCAGAGATGAGAAAGTCAAG GTTCTGCAATCTGTGAACCCTATTAATCCTGAAGAGGTAGTCCTTGGACAATACGATGGCTACAAGGATGACCCTACAGTGCCAGATGACTCTAATACCCCAACTTTTGCATCTGTTGTTCTTCGGGTACACAACGAAAGATGGGAAG GTGTTCCTTTCATTCTTAAAGCTGGTAAAGCATTAAACTCAAGGAAAGCAGAAGTTCGAGTGCAATTCAAGGATGTTCCTGGTGACATTTTTAAAT GTAAGAAGCAAGGAAGAAATGAGTTTGTTATACGCCTCCAGCCATCGGAAGCCATGTACATGAAACTAACT GTTAAGAAACCTGGTTTAGAAATGGCTACTGAACAGAGTGAGCTTGATCTGTCATATGGGATGCGCTACCAAAATGTCAAAATTCCTGAGGCATATGAACGACTCATCTTGGATAC AATACGAGGAGACCAGCAGCACTTTGTTCGCAGAGATGAGCTAAAG GCTGCTTGGCAGATCTTCACTCCTTTGCTGCATGACATTGATGACGGCAAGCTGAAGGCCGTTCCATATCAACCTGGGAGTCGAGGCCCCAAGGAAGCTGATGAATTGAGCACGAGAGTTGGTTATGTCCAGACCCACGGTTATATATGGATACCACCCACCCTTGCATAG
- the LOC120680732 gene encoding F-box protein SKIP14-like yields MALNCSLRSLPVTDDCAGMMLGCGCRSEEASPLSSCGVNSLWWDDLELELVEEVVEESDPVDLLPTDPFGMNLETSFTAVIASCIEDLTVMSGAGHFGNGGDDDLFADLSYYLNQAFEFAPEPWIGGYTGVLEGSFGSGGLSGSGGVDQFSRLPLNASCSEPTGTMEDPSSSCEATLACCDTVDATPLQEGNDAHEGMVYVLGYLGLRDILSVEMVCKSMRSAVRDEPFLWKCLHIDTHLGKKISDADLLCLTQKSPGSLQCLSLEGCPNITDQGLKAVLESNLQLSKLGIFGAFRITYQGLLDNLRSFNMVAGTGIKKLRVANRFTASEAQYEELLSLLQIDKGQALHKQEPRIFHAECFLPDLQGGYVPDCFIPDLHDEYALDIEKCPHCPNYKLVFDCSTEECKIRGSCRGCAVCIKRCMRCGRCVDSEFHETFLLENICRICQPICPPHEDSPPSEK; encoded by the exons ATGGCTCTGAATTGCTCGTTGCGCTCGCTCCCGGTGACCGATGATTGTGCCGGCATGATGCTTGGGTGTGGGTGCCGGTCAGAGGAGGCTTCCCCGCTGTCATCCTGTGGGGTGAATTCGCTGTGGTGGGATgacctggagctggagctggtggaggaggtggtggaggagtcTGACCCCGTGGATCTCTTACCCACGGACCCCTTTGGGATGAACCTGGAGACCTCATTCACTGCGGTGATCGCCAGTTGCATCGAGGACCTCACAGTCATGTCCGGCGCTGGGCATTTTGGAAATGGCGGTGATGATGATTTATTTGCCGACCTGAGTTACTACTTGAATCAAGCTTTTGAGTTTGCTCCGGAGCCGTGGATTGGTGGCTATACGGGTGTTCTCGAGGGCTCCTTTGGGTCTGGAGGCCTCTCTGGTAGTGGAGGTGTCGACCAATTTTCACGGTTGCCTCTTAATGCGTCCTGCTCAGAGCCTACTGGGACCATGGAGGACCCATCTAGCTCATGTGAGGCAACTTTGGCATGCTGTGATACAGTTGATGCCACTCCTCTCCAGGAGGGAAATGATGCACATGAAGGAATGGTGTATGTTCTGGGCTATCTTGGCTTACGTGACATCCTCTCTGTCGAGATGGTGTGCAAGTCAATGCGATCAGCTGTTCGGGACGAACCATTTTTATGGAAATGCCTCCATATTGATACGCACTTGGGCAAGaagatttctgatgctgatcttCTGTGCCTCACACAAAAGTCCCCAGGTTCTTTGCAGTGCCTAAGTCTTGAGGGCTGCCCGAATATCACTGATCAGGGATTGAAGGCTGTTTTAGAAAGTAATCTACAGTTGTCAAAG tTGGGCATTTTTGGCGCATTTCGGATAACTTACCAAGGTCTTCTTGACAATCTGAGGTCATTTAATATGGTAGCAGGTACTGGTATTAAGAAACTCAGAGTTGCAAACCGCTTCACTGCATCAGAAGCGCAATATGAGGAGTTATTGTCCTTGCTGCAAATAGACAAGGGGCAGGCATTGCATAAACAGGAGCCACGTATCTTTCATGCTGAGTGTTTTCTACCAGATCTTCAGGGTGGTTATGTTCCTGATTGTTTCATACCAGATCTTCATGATGAATATGCTCTTGATATTGAGAAATGCCCTCATTGTCCGAATTACAAGCTTGTTTTTGATTGCTCAACAGAGGAATGCAAGATCAGGGGATCTTGCCGAGGGTGTGCTGTTTGTATCAAAAGATGTATGAGGTGTGGGAGATGTGTAGACAGTGAGTTTCATGAGACATTTCTTCTGGAGAACATCTGCCGTATCTGTCAGCCTATCTGTCCGCCGCATGAAGATTCACCTCCCTCTGAAAAATAG
- the LOC120680730 gene encoding uncharacterized protein LOC120680730 produces MRAAVSAPPPHCYSSRRATLLDAHHVFDHVPQRRLPPLAARAQPAAAAARRPARRSAVSAFAPACRAAASVSRLFRTFLQIPTVSSTPHACLTPSFLPSRRNFEGYIPRSCSGSSLKIYSRSSPLTLQPSSALMVSSQLTSSDVAQRSEEWFALRKDKLTTSTFSTALGFWAGNRRAELWNEKVFGAVDIKLADTARSAMDWGTNHESVAIEQYTSITGKFVGTLGFAVHTEANSGWLGASPDGILGCEPDGGILEVKCPFNKGKPELALPWRAMPYYYMPQVQGLMEIMDRDWVELYCWMPNGSSLFRVPRDRAYWELIHEVLRDFWWGNVMPARELVILGKDAEARSFEPQPKHRLTNLVLFRSRKLASEAKLLCMDVGGHVEFFQ; encoded by the exons ATGAGGGCGGCGGTGAGCGCACCACCTCCGCACTGCTACTcgagccgccgcgccacgctgCTTGACGCCCACCATGTGTTCGACCACGTGCCGCAGCGGCGCCTGCCGCCCCTGGCCGCCCGCGCGCAgcccgcagcggcggccgccCGGAGGCCCGCGCGGCGCTCGGCCGTGTCCGCGTTCGCCCCTGCCTGTCGCGCCGCTGCATCAG TTTCTCGTTTGTTTAGGACATTCCTGCAAATCCCAACAGTCTCTTCAACTCCTCACGCGTGTTTAACTCCATCTTTCTTGCCATCAAGACGAAACTTTGAAGGCTATATTCCACGAAGCTGCTCAGGTTCATCATTGAAGATCTATAGCCGTTCATCACCGCTAACCCTGCAGCCATCTTCAGCCCTCATGGTGTCATCCCAGCTCACCTCTTCTGATGTGGCACAACGGTCAGAGGAATGGTTTGCTCTCCGAAAGGACAAGCTCACCACAAGCACCTTCAGCACagccttgggtttctgggctGGCAACAGACGGGCAGAGCTGTGGAATGAGAAGGTTTTTGGAGCAGTGGACATCAAGCTGGCAGACACGGCCAGGTCTGCCATGGACTGGGGAACAAATCATGAAAGCGTAGCCATAGAGCAGTACACAAGCATCACAGGAAAATTTGTGGGTACCCTCGGCTTCGCGGTGCACACTGAGGCCAACTCCGGATGGCTTGGAGCCTCACCTGATGGAATCCTTGGATGTGAGCCTGATGGCGGGATCCTAGAGGTCAAGTGCCCATTCAATAAGGGCAAGCCCGAGCTCGCGCTGCCGTGGCGTGCCATGCCGTACTACTACATGCCACAGGTGCAGGGCCTGATGGAGATCATGGACAGGGATTGGGTGGAACTCTACTGCTGGATGCCCAATGGAAGCAGCCTGTTCCGGGTGCCCCGGGACCGTGCGTACTGGGAGCTCATCCATGAGGTCCTGCGTGACTTCTGGTGGGGCAACGTGATGCCGGCGCGGGAGCTGGTGATCCTGGGGAAGGACGCTGAGGCAAGATCCTTCGAGCCACAGCCCAAGCACCGGCTCACGAACCTGGTGCTGTTTAGGAGCAGGAAGCTGGCCTCAGAAGCCAAGCTATTGTGTATGGATGTTGGCGGCCATGTAGAATTCTTCCAATGA